A genomic region of Thunnus maccoyii chromosome 13, fThuMac1.1, whole genome shotgun sequence contains the following coding sequences:
- the wscd1b gene encoding WSC domain-containing protein 1: MQHRILTAVLKSFSPRIILESVTTASDIKSLSVVNTSIVPLLLLGSVAMKDQDQMSTPLPDAAGLSKILKLLHCFLKRAQMLLLCLGIAYLMAGSILLLQRSSIRVAQPNLAGLPPLLSLAAPPTVLRAAGLGVRARSRWATVQSVSGGGAKAGRHWPASRSLGVQHLHHRWFHSLLPESPEQRVSPHRSSRLKGTYIGCFLHNASDRALGGTMLYDLRKMTSSLCQDTCSESGYQFAGLEYGAECHCGNRISSPRAPEEDCSLVCRGERGSPCGGVGRLSIYKVEEQLPGHRKFRNVHYRGCFKLPKNIIGTFPVDSLQPNLTTQSCIETCTDKELLLAVFKKPHCFCTWTSSLFSINQQSENQQCVGNTGLNRTSTSTPTAPTEHDYYQVYHTPVLDSRCKERMFLPQRSSSLVALSSFPGAGNTWVRHLIELVTGYYTGSFYFDGTLYNRGFKGEKDYWKSGRSICIKTHESGQKEIEMFDSAILLIRNPYRSLMAEFNRKCAGHLGHATDAQWKSKEWPEFVSSYAPWWASHALSWLKFGRRLLVVHYEELQRALLPQLRLITAFLNITMTEERLLCAQSNQDGHFKRSGAQRPSFDPFTHDMRQMIDSFIGTVDQALQSRNFSGLPQEYLPR; encoded by the exons CTTTTCCCCGAGGATCATCCTGGAGTCAGTGACCACAGCCTCGGATATTAAATCCCTCTCTGTTGTAAACACATCCATTGTTCCACTGCTGCTATTGGGCTCTGTGGCAATGAAGGACCAAGACCAAATGTCTACACCGTTGCCAGATGCTGCAGGTCTTTCCAAGATTTTGAAGTT ACTGCACTGCTTCTTGAAGCGGGCTcagatgctgctgctctgtctggGTATTGCCTATCTTATGGCAGGCAGCATCCTGCTCCTGCAGCGCTCCAGCATCAGAGTAGCCCAGCCAAACCTTGCAGGCCTGCCGCCCCTGCTGTCCCTCGCAGCACCTCCTACCGTCCTCAGGGCTGCAGGCCTGGGCGTGAGGGCACGCTCCAGATGGGCCACCGTTCAGTCTGTGTCCGGAGGGGGAGCCAAGGCAGGGCGACACTGGCCTGCTTCACGAAGCCTGGGGGTCCAACACTTGCATCACCGCTGGTTTCACAGTCTACTGCCAGAGAGTCCAGAGCAGAGAGTTTCTCCCCACAGGAGCAGCAGACTCAAAG GAACCTACATCGGTTGCTTCCTGCACAATGCCAGTGATCGAGCCCTGGGAGGAACCATGCTTTATGACCTGCGCAAAATGACCAGTTCTCTGTGTCAAGACACCTGCTCAGAAAG tGGGTACCAGTTTGCAGGCCTGGAGTATGGAGCTGAATGCCACTGCGGGAACCGGATCAGTAGCCCGCGGGCTCCTGAGGAGGATTGTAGTCTGGTGTGTCGGGGTGAGAGGGGGTCCCCCTGTGGCGGTGTGGGCCGTCTCTCCATTTACAaggtggaggagcagctgcCAGGTCACAGAAAAT TCAGAAATGTTCATTACCGCGGTTGCTTCAAGTTGCCGAAGAACATCATCGGCACCTTCCCCGTGGACTCTTTACAGCCCAACCTCACTACACAGTCCTGCATCGAGACCTGCACAGACAAG GAGCTCCTGCTGGCTGTGTTCAAGAAGCCGCACTGTTTCTGTACGTGGACGTCCTCTCTCTTCAGTATCAACCAGCAGTCTGAAAACCAGCAGTGTGTGGGGAACACTGGTCTGAACCGCACCAGCACCTCCACACCCACAGCTCCCACTGAGCATGACTACTACCAGGTGTATCACACACCTGTCCTTG ACTCCAGGTGCAAAGAGAGGATGTTTTTGCCTCAGAGATCCAGCTCCCTGGTGGCTCTTTCCAGTTTTCCTGGTGCAGGCAACACCTGGGTGCGGCACCTGATCGAGCTTGTGACTGGCTACTACACTGGCAGCTTCTATTTCGACGGCACACTGTACAACAGAG GTTTCAAAGGAGAGAAGGACTACTGGAAGAGTGGCCGCAGCATCTGTATTAAGACCCATGAGAGTGGTCAGAAAGAGATTGAGATGTTTGATTCTGCCATCCTGCTGATTCGAAACCCTTATCGGTCTCTCATGGCTGAATTCAACCGCAAGTGCGCCGGACATTTAGGACACGCCACAGATGCACAGTGGAAAAGCAAAG AGTGGCCAGAATTTGTCTCCAGCTACGCCCCCTGGTGGGCGTCCCACGCTCTAAGCTGGCTGAAGTTTGGACGCCGCCTGCTGGTGGTGCATTACGAGGAGCTGCAACGTGCTCTTCTCCCACAGCTCCGTCTCATCACAGCCTTTCTGAACATCACAATGACTGAAGAGAGGTTGCTTTGTGCCCAGAGCAACCAGGATGGCCATTTCAAACGCTCAGGGGCTCAGCGGCCCTCCTTTGACCCATTTACCCATGACATGAGACAGATGATTGACTCCTTTATCGGTACTGTTGACCAGGCGCTGCAGAGCAGGAACTTTAGCGGACTTCCACAAGAATACCTCCCCAGATGA